In Papaver somniferum cultivar HN1 chromosome 9, ASM357369v1, whole genome shotgun sequence, the genomic stretch ATGATTACACAAGATTGTTACTTCATTGATCTACACTTTACATCATCGAATAGTACTAACACCAGCACCTTCGTTATTTATCCAACCCACCGTGCTGCTATATATCCAACCCATCGTGCTTCTGTATCCATACAAATCAGTCGTATTTTATTCTCCGAACAGGACTTGGTGTTTGATGATCGTCCAAGTGAACTACCAGACACCACCAAAATTACTCCGAGTTATTATTCCAGTGAAGACATAACACTTTATGTCCGGTCCTGCATATTAATGCTCGAACCTGTGGGCGGTTTGATCTGTTTTGTCAACTTAGATGAACATGGTTCTGTTATCATCTATAATCCCTGCACCAGACAAAAAACACCATGGATTAAACCAGCAAGTACTCGAGAACTCAGTATTGATCCTAAAGTACAATTTCGTCGCAAAAAGATAACTGGACTTTACAAGTATATGTTTGGATTTGGAATTGACCCAGCCACTAAGCAACACAAAGTGTTTTCCGCATATGATATTTCTGTAAGGTACTTTCCTTTCATGATTGTTAGCCATGAATTCGTTTGTGAGGTCTTAACAGTAGGTGATAATATATGGAGAAAGATCGATGGTAACCGAGTTCCATCGAACATTGCAGTTAGTAGCGAAACTGTTCATGTGCATGGTTCTATATATTGGATGTGCTGCCAGGCGGGGCAAGACAAGAATGATGTCATAATGGTATTTGATCTTGGAAGCGAGACGTTTAGAGAGATTGTAATCCCTAGTTTCATCCTTGATCTCTGGCGCTCGAATATACAAGTACAGTTGGTTCATAAGTTAGTAGAAGTGGATGGACACATAAGTGTTTCAGTCCGAGAAGGAGATGACTGCCTCAACATGTGGATTTATAATGATATCGGTGTCGTTAGTGGTACTTGGGATAAAAAAACGATCCAGATGCCTTGTCTCTGGAGTGACATAAAATATGTAGATTTGAAAGCCATTAGCGGCTTAGACATGATAGTCGTAAAAATCTTACGAGAATCTGCGGCTTCCTTTCTTCCTGAGCAACAACGTGAAGAGATCCATTATTACAACCGTAAAGAGAAGAAATATTGTAGAAATCGGTTTGAGATTTTATTAAATCGTATTGCTTCCCCAGCTAAAAGCTATTCTATTACACCTTTCTTCGAGAATTTATTGCCTGTTAAGGCTGTCAACCATCCGACTATATTACCTGTGTTGCAAGAAAAGTGATGGTTTCACCTTTTTCCTTGTAACGGATAGGTCAAATTGAAAATTTAAAAATATCATTTTCCCTGGAACAAAGAAAGTATTATGTATTAAAACAGTGCATATGagaaggtttttttttctttctttggtcTCTAATGGATACAATTTTTAAGTTTTTGAGACTTGGGGTTGGAATGTATTGAAAGGACGCTGTAAAGAGGCATGGAATATATTTCACACTTAATAGCAAAACTACATACAAATCCTTTTGACTCTTTCTTACTGTACTCATACAAAATTAATAAACTATGATCGAAGTTAAAGTAGCTTTCAGAATTAACAATAAATAATTTGACAGTTATCATTGTAATACAGTGATAAAATTATTCGGTGATGATATCAtagacctgagttcgaaactcgttagTATTCGAGTGggggattttatttttcttttcctagCTATCCGGACTTATAAATAATAGACCTCTTTGAGgtttaaactttaatataaccttcGATTTAAAAATAAAAGTTGAGACATTTTTTATCTTCATATCATCATGCAAACATTTGTGAATACTGAGTGTAGCCATAATGCCAGATGTATACTATGACGCACCGATGCACATCTTGGATCTTTTCAACATTTCCATGATACCCCGTGAAACATGTTTATTTCTTAGGACTTGGCATGATATATAAGATACACACAACTTACCTCAAACTCGGGTTTTGGTCTGATAATGTAATTTTTGGCTACAATCCTCTGGTCACCTAGTGACAAGTAAATTTTTAGCCGATGTCACTGTAATACAGTGGTAAAGTTATTGGTTGATGATACCAGTGATCTGAGCTCGAAACTcgtcagcaccaaattctttatcaATCAAAGAAAAGTAATATTTTATACCAGCCTGTCACACCTTTATCCAATCGTTGATCCGTACTTCTTCAGATGCTGAAGGTAGCCTGTGGTACATCTCGATAAAACTAAAAACATGAAAAGCCTTTGGTATGGTGAgttttttatttccttcaaaagATATTAAAGAAACTTAAAGTGCCTACGCGTAAAGTAAATACGGATAGTCTTACGAGAATCCGTGGCTTCCTTTCTTCTTGAGCAATAACGTAAACTAATCCATTATTACAACCGTAAAGTAAAGAAATATTGTAGAAATCCGTTTGAGATTTTATTAGATCGTATTGCTTCCTCCGCTAAGAGCTATTCTATTACACCTTTCTCCGAGAATCTATTGCATGTTAAGGCTGTTAACCATTTAGCATTCGATTCTAGCGGGTTGCATGTATAGTAGAACTTCGTTAAATTAATATgtgataaattaataacttcgctaaCATAAATTTTTTTGTCGGTCCCGATTTGGGCCAGTGTGCTAAACTAATAATCCCGCTAAATTTGTAATATAATAAGAATTTTATGTTTCCAATAGGGCCCAACTAATATATTAATTGATAATCAGTGTTCAATTATATCATGGTGTTTATTAAAATAGGCGTTTAAGgttatttgtttttgttcacaTTTATTATACATCGTACTTCATCTTTAATTTTTTGTACTTCCTTGAGAAGTTCCGAaatgatattattttttttttctttttctttttttgttttaattttaatgttaaaGCATATACATCTATACACACAATATgtcataaaataatttgaattaaaaataaaatctctAAATATTTGATATTACACACTTATTTTAGAAATTTAAGTTACATTTGGTATGTTTCGATATAATAataagttattaatttatcgataaattaatacttcgctAAATTGGTAGAATTTAGCAGTCCCAAGACTATTAgtttatcgaagttttactgtaTATGTGCTCGGATGCCATCATCAAGAAAAATAAGGTTATATATTACTACCTccatttcaggaaaagtgatagttTCATTTTTCTTGAAATGGATGGGTCAAATTGAAAAcgtaaaagtatcatttttcctgaaacgaaGAAAGTATTATTTATTAAAACAGTGCATATGAGAAGGtcgttcttttttcctttttcttttttcttttttggctttGAAAGAATAACTCATGAATTTAAGTGCAGCTCTTTTGGTTGAACCCTTGCTAGTTTGTTGAGATCTTGGTGTATCAAGTAGTGCATCCTCCATATATGATCTAGTTGGAGGATGCATTACTTGATACATCAAGGTCTCAACAAAtaccagtaaggaggaagtcaggggtttAATCCCGGTCACCGTGAAGATTGTTGgaaaaacaattaataaaattgatttttaaaggttttaataaaataataattaattgtttcttttttgaatgaaaaacttattagtcctacATCGTCgagtttccactctttagttgatttaaaagactatataagatttgtagtcccacatcggggagtagCTCTTCTTAAGttatatttgtcaattatataaacaaattcactacttttgtaaaatccatgggaaaggggtttctctatattttagaaggacccccaagggaaaatatttttatattgctTCCTtaagcgttcgagattttccttaatggtttttcggagttgccaagctcaagttgagcatctactacatatgctagtagtaggtgtagtagggtgtttcaTCCTTGAGATATTCGTCCTGTGggggctataacatcactcttgaatGTAGCCGggtgctaatgtcttaagggaagcgtattgaacacgtgactcacgaTGGCtaacaggcgcatgtggatgaacacaaattTTTCAAAGCTGATAAAGGTGGGAACATCAAATgcaactctaagcgtagtcttctTAAGAAATGtatgtttcgtaaacctgaatctagcattactttaattaagggtgatttttaTGTGTGTAAAATCCTATCCATACGAAACTAAATtttagacaacataaaaaccttaataagtagaaaattaatgctaatttagttgaaacaaactagaacgagttcagtggcatgatttcggaagttattttaataaccaatttgAGAGattggtgggtggactctggagccaccaagcatGTTTTGTTGAAACAAAGACCTGTTCACCTTCTATCAGAGGATAGAGGATGTTGAGAAACTctttatgagtaactcatctgtaacaaaggttgcataaaaggaaaaggtcgagcagaagctcatatctgtaatattctcacattgaatgaagttttcatgttccaggcatatgcaagaatcttgtatcttattctgttgtagatggtaaaagatttaaattaaatctagaaaacttgttgtaactaagggcagtgattttttaggaAACGATTAATAGACTTGGGGTTTATATAAGCTTAATGGAAAAaaactgatgaagtgaacatagttgattcttgtgctttcttttgtgtggttGAATATTTTGCATGGTATACTTGGAAACGTAAACtgataagtcaatgcttaactggcaaGCATAgactgcgtacccaaatttagtttggattttttaacacaaaagtgaaatctttgaagaatcaaaatatgctataaaaccttttagcacaaatgttcaaagTAATTAtaatcccttagaattaattcacttaggcctagttgacatgatttcaacccaaaaccactatggtaaaatatggtttataactttcgtagatgattgtacgaggtactatcttgtatacttgcttagggataaggatgatgccttaaaagccttaagatgtataaagttgaagttcaaaaccaattagaagccttgaacctAATAACTATATCCTTAAGCAGATGATAATTTTCATGTTGatttcaggattacctgcggccttgtggggggaggcagttctcttaactagtatatcctgaatagattACCCtataaggatcagatgaaactccatatgatttatggaaaggtagatgaccttcttatgaatgcgtcaaagtgtgggggtgtttgactaaaaTTTTCATTCCCCTttctaaaagaactagataaaaaccaaaaatgttgattgtatcTTCATATATAGTATGCTGAACATAGTTCTACATGTAGATTTTTGGTTGTACgttctgatttttcagactttggtgtgattttttctgatttggtgtgaaattattacggaatctagggatgatgagttctttgaacatgtttattcttaatctTGTAACTCATTAAAGATGtgatgttgatcccctagatttattttcaaatagtcagaacttatcttaaaggaagatgaagttgaggttcatcctaagagaagtaaaataatagacttgagacttcttatgaagccgacttcataacattccTATCTTAGTCTGAGCCCCAGACTTGTAAATAATCATTgacatctactgaaacc encodes the following:
- the LOC113313108 gene encoding uncharacterized protein LOC113313108; protein product: MLEPVGGLICFVNLDEHGSVIIYNPCTRQKTPWIKPASTRELSIDPKVQFRRKKITGLYKYMFGFGIDPATKQHKVFSAYDISVRYFPFMIVSHEFVCEVLTVGDNIWRKIDGNRVPSNIAVSSETVHVHGSIYWMCCQAGQDKNDVIMVFDLGSETFREIVIPSFILDLWRSNIQVQLVHKLVEVDGHISVSVREGDDCLNMWIYNDIGVVSGTWDKKTIQMPCLWSDIKYVDLKAISGLDMIVVKILRESAASFLPEQQREEIHYYNRKEKKYCRNRFEILLNRIASPAKSYSITPFFENLLPVKAVNHPTILPVLQEK